CGCTCTGGACGCTGTTCGACGGCGGTGAGCGAGGTGCACGCATCCGGCAGGCGGACGCGCTGCAGGACGTCGCACTGGCGCAGCGTGCGTCGGCGGAGCGCTCACTCATCGCAGCCACCGCCTCGGCGTGGCTGGGCGCCCGCCTCGCCGGCGACCTGCTCGACGCGTACGACGCGCAGCAGGAGGCGCTGCGGGCGGAGCGGCAGCGCGTGGCACAGCTGCTGGCGGAAGGCAAGGTCGCGCGTGTCGAGATGCTGCGCATCGAGGCGGCGCTGGCACGCGCGGACGCCGACGCCGCGGCCGCTGCGGCGGAGCGGGACGTCGCGCTCGCGGACCTCGAGCGCTTCACGGGTGTGCCGTCGGAGCCCGCAACATCGAGCATTGCGACACCCGACGCGCCGGATCCCGAAGCCGCTGCCGCACGCGCGATCGAGGCCAGTGCCGAGCTGCGTGCGGCGCGCGCCCGCGCAACTGCCGCATCCGCTGCGCACGCGCAGTCCCGGGCGGGCTGGCTTCCGCGCGTCGACCTCGCCGGGCGCTACAACGAATACGGCAGCGGCGCCGGTGACATGTCCTGGGAGTGGCAGGGCGGCGTGCAGCTCTCCTGGGCGCTGTTCACCGGCGGCGCACGCGCGCGCGAATCGGAGCGCACCGCGGCGGAAGCGCGCGCCGCGAGTGCGGAAGCCGAAGCCGTCGCACGCGACATCGAGCACCAGGCGGATCGTGCGACTGCGTCACTCACCGGCGCACTCGCGCGCGTGCTCGCACTGGAAGTGGCCCTCGCGCAGCAGCAGGAGGTCGTGCGCGTCGAGCTGCTCGCGCTGCAGGAGGGTGCCGGCGTGCAGACCGATTACCTGGCCGCGGAAGCCGAGCTGCTGCGCACGCGCGCGACCCTGACGGAAGCGCGGCACGTCGCGCTGCTCGCGCGCATCGAGATCGCGCGGATCACGGGCGAGCTGTCGTCGGCCTGGCTCGAGAACACACTGGAGCGTGGACAATGAAACGCAGGATCCCGATTGCGGTTGCCGTCGTCCTCCTCCTCGGGCTGGCGGCGTGGCTGCTGTTCGGCCGCTCCGCTTCCGCGAGCGACACGCTCGAGGCGTCGGGCACCGTGGAAGCGACCACCGCCGACCTGGGCTTCCAGGCACCGGGCCGCATTGCAGAGGTGAATGCGGAGGAAGGCGCACGTGTCGGCGCGGGCGCGCTGCTCGCAAAGCTCGACGTCGCGGAGCTGGACGCGCGCCGCGCGGCAGCGGTCGCGCAGCTCGAGACGGCACGTGCACAGCTTGCGGAGCTGGAGCGGGGCGCGCGCCCGGAGGAGCTGGCGCAGGCGCGCGCCGCAGTGGCCGCGGCGGACCAGAAGCTGGAGGAGGCACGGCGTGATTTCGAGCGGACGCGTCGCCTGGAGGCCGGCGGCGCGGTGAGTCGCGAGGCACTGGAGCGGGTCGAGACGGCGCACGTCGTCGCGCGCTCGCAGGCCTCGCAGGCGCGCGAGCAGCTCCAGCTCGTGCAGAGCGGTCCGCGCAGCGAGCGCATCGATGCGGCACGCGCGCAGGTAGCGGCAGCGCAGGCCGCCGTCGCTCAGGTCGATGCGACGCTCTCCAACGCGAAGATCGTCGCTCCGTTCGCGGGCGTCGTGACCGAGCGCCACCGCGAGCCGGGCGAAACGGTCGGTGCAGGGCAGCCGGTCGTCACACTGATGAACCCCGCC
The genomic region above belongs to Longimicrobiales bacterium and contains:
- a CDS encoding TolC family protein, producing the protein LWTLFDGGERGARIRQADALQDVALAQRASAERSLIAATASAWLGARLAGDLLDAYDAQQEALRAERQRVAQLLAEGKVARVEMLRIEAALARADADAAAAAAERDVALADLERFTGVPSEPATSSIATPDAPDPEAAAARAIEASAELRAARARATAASAAHAQSRAGWLPRVDLAGRYNEYGSGAGDMSWEWQGGVQLSWALFTGGARARESERTAAEARAASAEAEAVARDIEHQADRATASLTGALARVLALEVALAQQQEVVRVELLALQEGAGVQTDYLAAEAELLRTRATLTEARHVALLARIEIARITGELSSAWLENTLERGQ
- a CDS encoding HlyD family efflux transporter periplasmic adaptor subunit, yielding MKRRIPIAVAVVLLLGLAAWLLFGRSASASDTLEASGTVEATTADLGFQAPGRIAEVNAEEGARVGAGALLAKLDVAELDARRAAAVAQLETARAQLAELERGARPEELAQARAAVAAADQKLEEARRDFERTRRLEAGGAVSREALERVETAHVVARSQASQAREQLQLVQSGPRSERIDAARAQVAAAQAAVAQVDATLSNAKIVAPFAGVVTERHREPGETVGAGQPVVTLMNPADRWVRIYVREDRVGRVSLGQPARITTDSHPDSEFTGRVVHIASEAEFTPRNVQTEEERVKLVYALKVQIAGDDALALKPGVPADVVLVSDARQQD